A DNA window from Candidatus Deferrimicrobiaceae bacterium contains the following coding sequences:
- a CDS encoding YifB family Mg chelatase-like AAA ATPase, protein MLVRVLTSTLSGIDAIPVEVETDISQGLPSLTVVGLPAGPVRESGDRIRAAVRNSGLPFSGRKITINLAPADLRKDGALLDLPIALSILCAEGVIPGNSLGKYLVAGELSLDGSVKPVRGILSQALLASRLGLTGIIVPSANAREAAMVPGLSVLPAPDLRTAAAILSGEAEAPSPASADRDPGPDADLPPDLADVAGQMVARRALEIAAAGGHALMFVGPPGCGKTMLAERLPGILPPFEADEALETAQVYSAAGEPPWPRVPTRRPFRAPHFSITRAGLVGGGNPPRPGEISFAHGGVLFLDEMGEFSRGTREALRQPLESGEIRIVRAGNSCRFPSRFLLVTATNP, encoded by the coding sequence ATGCTCGTTCGCGTCCTCACATCCACGCTATCCGGCATCGACGCCATCCCGGTCGAAGTCGAGACCGACATCTCGCAAGGACTCCCTTCGCTCACGGTCGTCGGGCTGCCGGCGGGCCCGGTCCGGGAAAGCGGCGACCGGATCCGCGCCGCGGTCCGCAATTCGGGCCTTCCTTTTTCCGGCCGCAAGATCACGATCAACCTGGCGCCGGCCGACCTCCGGAAAGACGGCGCACTGCTCGACCTGCCGATCGCCCTCTCGATCCTATGCGCCGAAGGGGTGATCCCCGGCAATTCCCTCGGCAAATACCTCGTGGCCGGCGAGCTGTCGCTCGACGGCTCCGTCAAGCCGGTTCGCGGCATCCTGTCGCAGGCGCTGCTCGCATCCAGACTCGGCCTCACGGGCATCATCGTGCCCAGCGCCAACGCGCGCGAAGCTGCGATGGTTCCCGGCCTGTCCGTACTCCCCGCGCCCGACCTGCGAACGGCGGCGGCCATCCTGTCCGGCGAGGCCGAGGCGCCGTCTCCCGCTTCGGCCGACCGCGACCCGGGCCCCGACGCCGACCTGCCGCCCGACCTGGCCGACGTCGCCGGACAGATGGTGGCCCGACGCGCGCTCGAGATCGCCGCCGCCGGCGGGCACGCCCTGATGTTCGTCGGCCCGCCCGGCTGCGGGAAGACGATGCTCGCCGAGCGGCTGCCCGGCATCCTCCCCCCCTTCGAGGCGGACGAGGCGCTCGAGACCGCCCAGGTCTACAGCGCGGCGGGCGAGCCGCCCTGGCCCCGGGTGCCGACCCGACGCCCTTTCCGCGCCCCCCACTTCTCGATCACCCGGGCGGGGCTCGTGGGCGGCGGCAATCCGCCTAGGCCCGGCGAGATCAGCTTCGCGCATGGCGGGGTTCTCTTCCTCGACGAGATGGGGGAATTCTCCCGGGGGACCCGCGAAGCGCTCCGGCAGCCGCTCGAGTCGGGCGAAATCCGCATTGTGCGGGCGGGAAACTCCTGCCGCTTCCCGTCGCGCTTCCTGCTCGTCACGGCCACCAATCCGTGA
- a CDS encoding HEAT repeat domain-containing protein, with translation MTLRTPIFLTAFSALVTAVLLPAPMARAANPGANAAGVLELQDDEQLTRIEQIMWSRDGNEIPTLRKWAAADDNERVRERSVGALVLLGDKGEGNVYQDRLAHDASPRVRRAAAEAIGILKTRISSTQLVSTLQKDSDPMVRAEAARAIGLTGLNLAGPALLGAVAQDASPEVRALSAEAYARLKLNQGTELLQGVALRESSLLVRLYVLRALVETAPREAQPTFKVIWETAREPDLRVEALKGLLLSGRENWETEGMASADDRVRFLALKAWLAKHYPKRTVFQPARNSAEVMRLEPFLQDTVRGIRDIARETLERAGFKLKSSGFGYQIAD, from the coding sequence ATGACGTTGCGTACGCCCATCTTCCTGACGGCTTTTTCGGCGCTCGTCACCGCCGTCCTCCTTCCGGCGCCCATGGCGCGCGCCGCAAACCCGGGAGCGAACGCAGCCGGGGTCCTGGAGCTGCAGGACGACGAGCAACTGACCCGGATCGAGCAGATCATGTGGAGCCGTGACGGGAACGAGATCCCGACCCTTCGCAAATGGGCCGCGGCCGACGACAACGAGCGGGTCCGCGAACGCTCGGTAGGCGCCCTCGTGCTTCTGGGCGACAAGGGCGAAGGCAACGTGTACCAGGACCGTCTGGCGCATGACGCCTCCCCCCGCGTGCGGCGCGCCGCCGCCGAGGCGATCGGCATCCTCAAGACCCGGATTTCCTCGACGCAGCTCGTCTCGACGCTCCAGAAGGATTCCGATCCGATGGTGCGCGCGGAAGCCGCCCGGGCCATCGGCCTGACGGGGCTGAATCTCGCCGGCCCCGCCCTCCTGGGCGCCGTCGCGCAGGACGCATCCCCCGAGGTCCGCGCGCTCAGCGCCGAAGCGTACGCCCGCCTCAAGCTCAACCAGGGGACCGAGCTGCTCCAGGGCGTCGCCCTCCGGGAGTCGTCCCTGCTCGTCCGCCTCTACGTCCTGCGCGCGCTCGTCGAGACCGCCCCCCGGGAGGCACAGCCCACGTTCAAGGTCATATGGGAGACGGCGCGGGAACCCGACCTCCGCGTCGAGGCGCTCAAGGGGCTGCTCCTGTCGGGCCGGGAGAATTGGGAAACCGAGGGGATGGCGAGCGCCGACGACCGGGTTCGCTTCCTGGCGTTGAAGGCCTGGCTGGCCAAGCACTATCCGAAACGAACGGTCTTCCAACCGGCACGCAATTCAGCCGAGGTGATGCGGCTCGAGCCGTTCCTGCAAGACACGGTGCGCGGCATCCGCGACATCGCCCGCGAAACGCTCGAACGCGCCGGCTTCAAGCTGAAGTCGTCCGGCTTCGGCTACCAGATCGCCGACTAG
- a CDS encoding AgmX/PglI C-terminal domain-containing protein gives MSAELLFDDHNPKIEFGDRQEKFFKLAVGISILFHILGLLTSPWWQPKPVTRDQVMQVDIANVPAQELPQPKEAAPIRLPDAVKAAPPPPPKPTAEQMAEFKKQAAEPPPTPAQLAERAAQAVREEHEAARTKVRSVGLGAVLEKSGGNAAPPINVPTSTRVSNGPRGAMDYGAAKGTSGADPLSGKGMTPGIEKQLASASRGGGGSGAAGGRLSSKVFKTDTGMDAEISGSIDDQSRSAQAISAAVKNYQSGIKYAYTQELLKNQSISGKITVEFVIRPDGSVESVDIKQSSVNWPPLEAAIKKRISLRWNFGQSKGGPVKVAFPFVFHPEM, from the coding sequence ATGAGCGCAGAGCTGCTGTTCGACGACCATAATCCCAAGATCGAGTTTGGCGACAGGCAGGAGAAATTCTTCAAGCTTGCCGTCGGCATTTCCATCCTTTTCCACATCCTCGGACTCCTGACCAGCCCATGGTGGCAGCCCAAGCCGGTGACGCGCGACCAGGTCATGCAGGTCGATATCGCCAACGTCCCGGCCCAGGAACTGCCTCAGCCCAAGGAGGCGGCGCCGATCCGGCTGCCCGACGCGGTGAAGGCGGCCCCGCCGCCGCCGCCCAAGCCGACCGCCGAGCAGATGGCCGAGTTCAAGAAGCAGGCCGCCGAACCCCCGCCGACCCCGGCGCAGCTGGCCGAGCGCGCCGCCCAGGCCGTCCGGGAGGAACACGAAGCCGCTCGTACCAAGGTGCGGAGCGTCGGGCTGGGCGCGGTCCTCGAAAAGAGCGGCGGGAACGCCGCGCCCCCGATCAACGTCCCCACCAGCACGCGGGTGTCCAACGGCCCCCGCGGCGCCATGGACTACGGCGCGGCCAAAGGGACCAGCGGCGCCGACCCGCTCTCCGGGAAGGGAATGACTCCAGGCATCGAAAAACAGCTCGCCTCCGCCTCCCGCGGCGGTGGCGGCTCCGGCGCTGCAGGAGGGCGTCTTTCCTCCAAGGTTTTCAAGACCGACACGGGGATGGATGCCGAAATCAGCGGATCGATCGACGACCAGTCCCGCTCGGCCCAGGCCATCTCCGCGGCGGTCAAGAACTACCAGAGCGGCATCAAGTACGCCTATACGCAGGAGTTGCTGAAGAATCAGTCCATCAGCGGAAAGATCACCGTCGAGTTCGTCATCCGGCCCGACGGATCGGTCGAATCGGTCGACATCAAGCAGTCCAGCGTCAACTGGCCCCCCCTCGAGGCGGCCATCAAGAAGCGGATCTCGCTGCGCTGGAATTTCGGTCAATCCAAGGGGGGCCCCGTCAAGGTGGCGTTCCCCTTCGTCTTCCACCCCGAGATGTGA
- a CDS encoding tetratricopeptide repeat protein: MTFFRIARLLALSAAFAAAAGCAAPQVGLLPAPPMTIRKEAPPSPARIPSTAPPAAAPQGTAPQGTALQPPATQAGTASAAAAAPGAAPLPVADNTIPAPPPIPVGWKEYTDAIARTREAIARQKPGEAVAAWKSIEGGPYRADAIFHQGVLLHLAGDIDGAAAQYRRGTDDPPIHQPSAANLLGIYLMKGEIAKARALVARSVPSGALAPTIPELVNNAGAVLLEAGETERAGTLLATLSSRNDNSAAAEWNRAVLAWRKGNAAAARTISGQLPAETGQLWVVTASRAAWDNGLASRIAGPYSSAPGGDRRLTPLARNFAAYTAYRAGKSDAADNILSEAARAPDAPPELMANLGLLQVERGRWKDGRSTLEQVTREYPSVPEGWLNLGIFREVYAGDAPGAVECYRRYVSLGGQRKDEVTKWIDWLQKPAPPSSP; encoded by the coding sequence GTGACGTTTTTCCGCATCGCGCGCCTGCTCGCACTGTCCGCCGCTTTCGCGGCGGCGGCCGGCTGCGCCGCTCCCCAGGTCGGGCTGCTCCCCGCCCCCCCGATGACCATCCGCAAGGAAGCGCCCCCTTCCCCGGCCCGCATCCCTTCCACTGCCCCCCCGGCGGCAGCGCCCCAGGGCACGGCGCCCCAGGGCACGGCGCTCCAGCCCCCGGCGACCCAGGCCGGTACGGCTTCCGCGGCGGCGGCTGCACCGGGAGCCGCCCCTTTGCCGGTCGCCGACAACACGATCCCGGCGCCCCCCCCTATCCCCGTCGGCTGGAAGGAATACACCGACGCGATCGCCCGAACACGCGAGGCCATCGCGCGCCAGAAGCCGGGGGAAGCCGTCGCCGCCTGGAAATCGATCGAGGGCGGCCCCTACCGGGCCGATGCGATCTTCCACCAGGGCGTCCTGCTGCACCTCGCCGGAGACATCGACGGGGCGGCGGCCCAGTACCGGCGCGGTACCGATGATCCTCCCATCCACCAGCCGTCGGCCGCCAACCTCCTGGGCATTTACCTGATGAAGGGCGAGATCGCGAAAGCGCGCGCGCTGGTCGCCCGGTCGGTTCCGTCGGGGGCGCTCGCCCCCACGATCCCCGAACTGGTCAACAACGCCGGCGCCGTCCTGCTCGAGGCGGGCGAGACCGAGCGCGCGGGGACGCTGCTGGCCACGCTGTCATCCCGGAACGACAACAGCGCCGCGGCCGAATGGAACCGGGCAGTGCTTGCATGGAGAAAAGGCAACGCGGCCGCCGCCCGGACGATTTCCGGGCAGCTGCCGGCCGAGACCGGCCAACTTTGGGTCGTCACGGCTTCGCGGGCCGCCTGGGACAACGGGCTCGCTTCCCGCATCGCCGGCCCCTACTCGTCGGCGCCGGGCGGCGACCGGCGGCTGACGCCGCTGGCCCGGAACTTCGCCGCCTATACCGCCTATCGCGCGGGAAAATCGGACGCGGCCGACAATATCCTGTCCGAGGCGGCCCGCGCGCCGGACGCTCCTCCCGAGCTGATGGCAAACCTTGGGCTGCTGCAGGTCGAGCGCGGCCGGTGGAAAGACGGGCGGTCGACCCTCGAGCAGGTCACCCGGGAATATCCGTCGGTCCCGGAGGGGTGGCTCAACCTGGGGATCTTCCGGGAAGTCTATGCCGGGGACGCCCCCGGGGCAGTGGAATGCTATCGTAGATATGTTAGTTTAGGCGGTCAAAGAAAAGACGAGGTCACCAAGTGGATCGACTGGCTGCAAAAACCGGCGCCGCCCTCTTCGCCCTGA
- a CDS encoding tetratricopeptide repeat protein, with product MNPTLRKAAALLLAAGLQTGSVPTHAAAGPSAAAGRVASFLDRGMPAVAERTFRAMPAAEQGASPLLPALLRAMADRGGSGEALALFESVRPHLAEPVRSEAFLAAARIHWDAKAFDKAAPLLREVAPGSKAAPEAMLYLARALAAGGDLSGAAKALESVPPGPRRALAAGEIAMLRGDAAGAQAGWQGTATDSPAALSARLLADSIRADADALGALSETRGMSAPGRCAALETLASVRLQAGDFAGALSAADNGIAAAHDWLDDATTQPKWDGTRAGADLLWGALVARFPHDAPSDRFFAKGRGFLSESALLQATLSATNDTRALSRDVRWKRGAIAARRKAVADALGRSEAIRRSYLDDRQKSLMTRNRFKAAASEVPMAALGGTIDPKGAALIEGTDKRSAELRGRIAKLIADVDRASSNGPFMRALPAEDQRMVFYARTRLGKLADELDELDERGAFARGRVWNRWKSAYVARISLIMNASDNATIASTGGERRAAKDAVPLTSAQTELDRWLGALGTFDRIASRDTALLAGQRAALARDAGERVESARALLVEAIRRKERSFQYLAGRAATEWRMAGKAAPADNASISEARRASLLSEALRHFAASLPPGKESAPWLDEALYAMGELHYESEEARFFGKEGAGNMPDYSTASAFFRRVIDEYPASPYAEPSYYGLAIAQQDSGAADEAYNTMEKLLARYPASRYADEVRLRLGESAFDSNEFAVAEQHYRKVGEKAPPEIRTTALFKLGWSLFLQSRPKEAAEPFLSSLLLSPKATKTGGVNQESLKMVSRMLVEAGIDNTAERFLADRGASVFGPPVLLQVQGLLDTQNHHAEATAVADRLGAGWPLASERVDAEITAAEALRKAKKDEDAYARRGGFQSVFGPGTPWQADPSRTKAEIARADNTAEEATRVAAFHFHGRAREGAVADRGRAMRLYDAYLSGFPAAPKAEEIAYQRSWLLFEDNRKKESAAAFESVGKNVSGPRAEASRYMAVQAAKDIATPADAASQAEIVRLARAYEQGFPKGERLYLVVMDRAVAHRNVKEFREAAEAAQVAAKSAATVPERRAALRIGADSLFDAADYAGAEIGYRALLATAPEGKEKAEAESWTGFSMFRHAEALQKTQGKGIEAADLFLKLSKEFPAHEIATVARFRAGAAYADGGRTRDAIDAFLVVEGGAGEKDKELRLDATRWLARLYEKNGEPIPAAERVEKLAGLAKDAPERETLLLKAADLATAGKDTPRAHRLLLTVAALPTTAVPLRMHCLTRVADDELAAGRIDEADKRYGEVIAVHRTAKDAAPELAGKAFFRQAEYRFRNYLAIRIVPPLEKTFAAKQEALTACAALYAEAVGTGDTDTVSGSLHRIGEGLEEFRSAILTSPTPDGLSAVEKEEYGLLLEEKAAPIEDKAIEAYRKCLDHSIAAGAATAWSDKSLARLRALRPARYGKKGDFAFPVLSLPDFRGIVERSAP from the coding sequence GTGAACCCGACGCTCCGAAAAGCGGCCGCCCTCCTGCTGGCGGCCGGCCTGCAGACCGGTTCGGTCCCGACGCACGCCGCGGCCGGGCCCTCCGCGGCGGCCGGGCGGGTCGCGTCGTTTCTCGATCGCGGGATGCCCGCGGTCGCCGAGCGCACCTTCCGGGCGATGCCCGCCGCCGAGCAGGGCGCGTCGCCGCTGCTCCCCGCGTTGCTCCGGGCGATGGCCGACCGGGGCGGAAGCGGGGAGGCGCTGGCGCTGTTCGAGTCGGTGCGCCCGCATCTCGCCGAGCCCGTCCGCTCCGAGGCGTTCCTGGCCGCCGCGCGCATCCATTGGGACGCCAAGGCCTTCGACAAGGCGGCCCCCCTCCTCCGCGAAGTCGCCCCCGGTTCGAAGGCGGCGCCCGAAGCCATGCTCTACCTGGCGCGCGCGCTGGCCGCCGGCGGCGACCTTTCCGGCGCGGCGAAGGCGCTCGAATCCGTTCCCCCCGGTCCGAGACGCGCCCTGGCCGCCGGCGAGATCGCCATGTTGCGCGGCGACGCCGCCGGCGCGCAGGCCGGCTGGCAGGGGACCGCGACCGATTCCCCCGCGGCGCTTTCCGCCCGGCTGCTTGCCGATTCCATCCGGGCCGACGCCGATGCCCTGGGCGCGCTGTCCGAAACGCGCGGGATGTCCGCGCCGGGGCGCTGCGCCGCGCTCGAGACGCTCGCATCGGTCCGGCTGCAGGCCGGCGATTTCGCCGGCGCGCTCTCCGCAGCCGACAACGGGATCGCCGCCGCGCACGATTGGCTGGACGACGCGACGACGCAGCCGAAGTGGGACGGCACCCGGGCCGGCGCCGACCTCCTGTGGGGCGCGCTCGTCGCCCGATTCCCCCACGACGCGCCATCCGACCGTTTCTTTGCCAAAGGACGCGGCTTCCTCTCGGAATCGGCGCTGCTCCAGGCCACCCTCTCCGCGACCAACGACACCCGCGCGCTATCGCGCGACGTCCGCTGGAAGCGGGGGGCAATCGCGGCGCGCCGGAAAGCGGTCGCCGACGCGCTCGGCCGGTCCGAAGCCATCCGCCGGTCCTATCTCGACGACCGCCAGAAATCGCTCATGACGCGGAACCGCTTCAAAGCCGCGGCGTCCGAGGTTCCCATGGCGGCGCTCGGCGGCACGATCGATCCCAAGGGCGCCGCGCTTATCGAGGGCACCGACAAGCGGAGCGCCGAGCTGCGCGGGCGCATCGCGAAGCTCATCGCCGACGTCGACCGCGCCTCCTCGAACGGCCCCTTCATGCGCGCCCTCCCGGCCGAGGATCAACGGATGGTTTTTTACGCCCGCACCCGGCTGGGCAAGCTGGCCGACGAACTCGACGAGCTTGACGAGAGAGGCGCCTTCGCCCGCGGCCGCGTGTGGAACCGGTGGAAGTCCGCCTACGTCGCGCGCATCTCTCTCATCATGAATGCGTCCGACAACGCCACGATTGCGTCGACAGGCGGCGAGCGGCGCGCCGCGAAGGATGCGGTACCGCTGACGTCCGCCCAGACCGAGCTCGACCGCTGGCTCGGGGCACTCGGCACCTTCGACCGGATCGCGTCCCGCGACACGGCGCTTTTGGCCGGGCAGCGGGCCGCGCTCGCCCGGGATGCCGGGGAACGCGTCGAATCCGCCCGGGCGCTGCTCGTCGAGGCGATCCGGCGCAAGGAACGGTCGTTTCAATACCTTGCGGGACGCGCGGCGACCGAGTGGCGCATGGCGGGAAAAGCGGCCCCCGCCGACAACGCGTCGATATCCGAGGCGCGGCGCGCATCGCTCCTGTCCGAGGCGCTTCGGCACTTTGCGGCCTCCCTCCCCCCCGGCAAGGAATCGGCGCCCTGGCTCGACGAGGCCCTCTACGCCATGGGCGAGCTGCACTATGAAAGTGAGGAAGCGCGCTTCTTCGGCAAGGAGGGCGCCGGGAACATGCCCGACTACTCCACGGCTTCCGCTTTCTTCCGCCGCGTGATCGACGAATACCCGGCCAGCCCATACGCCGAGCCTTCGTACTACGGTCTCGCGATCGCCCAGCAGGATTCCGGCGCGGCCGACGAAGCGTACAACACCATGGAAAAGCTGCTGGCCCGCTACCCGGCGTCGCGTTACGCCGACGAAGTCCGGCTCCGCCTGGGCGAAAGCGCGTTCGACTCGAACGAGTTCGCCGTCGCCGAGCAGCACTACCGGAAGGTCGGCGAGAAAGCGCCCCCCGAGATCCGCACGACCGCCCTGTTCAAGCTGGGCTGGTCGCTCTTCCTGCAGTCGCGCCCGAAAGAAGCCGCCGAGCCGTTCCTGTCCTCGCTGCTCCTTTCCCCGAAGGCGACGAAGACCGGCGGGGTCAACCAGGAATCGCTGAAGATGGTCTCCCGCATGCTGGTCGAGGCCGGGATCGACAACACGGCCGAGCGGTTTCTCGCCGACCGGGGGGCGTCCGTCTTCGGCCCTCCCGTGCTGCTCCAGGTGCAGGGGCTGCTCGACACGCAGAACCACCACGCCGAGGCCACGGCCGTTGCCGACCGTCTCGGCGCCGGTTGGCCGCTGGCGTCCGAACGCGTCGATGCCGAGATCACCGCCGCCGAGGCGCTGCGCAAGGCGAAAAAGGACGAGGACGCCTATGCGCGGCGTGGCGGGTTCCAGTCGGTGTTCGGACCCGGCACCCCGTGGCAGGCCGATCCTTCTCGCACGAAGGCCGAGATCGCGCGGGCCGACAACACGGCCGAAGAGGCGACCCGCGTCGCCGCCTTCCATTTCCACGGACGGGCCCGCGAGGGCGCGGTCGCCGATCGGGGACGCGCGATGAGGCTCTACGACGCCTATCTCTCGGGATTTCCGGCGGCCCCGAAAGCCGAGGAGATCGCCTACCAGCGAAGCTGGCTGCTGTTCGAAGACAACCGCAAGAAAGAATCCGCCGCCGCATTCGAATCGGTCGGGAAAAACGTCTCGGGTCCGAGGGCCGAGGCCTCACGCTACATGGCGGTGCAGGCGGCGAAGGACATCGCGACGCCCGCCGACGCGGCGTCTCAAGCCGAGATCGTCCGGCTGGCGCGCGCCTATGAGCAGGGCTTCCCGAAAGGCGAACGGCTCTACCTGGTCGTCATGGACCGCGCCGTCGCGCACCGCAACGTGAAGGAATTCCGGGAGGCCGCCGAAGCCGCGCAGGTCGCCGCAAAAAGCGCAGCCACGGTCCCCGAGCGACGCGCCGCGCTCCGGATCGGCGCCGACTCGCTGTTCGACGCGGCCGATTACGCCGGGGCCGAAATCGGCTACCGGGCGCTGCTCGCCACCGCGCCCGAAGGCAAGGAAAAAGCCGAGGCCGAGAGCTGGACCGGCTTCTCGATGTTCCGCCACGCCGAGGCGCTCCAGAAGACCCAGGGCAAGGGAATCGAGGCGGCCGACCTGTTCCTCAAGCTGTCGAAAGAGTTTCCCGCCCACGAGATCGCGACCGTCGCCCGGTTCCGGGCGGGCGCCGCCTACGCCGACGGCGGGCGCACGCGCGACGCGATCGACGCCTTCCTTGTTGTCGAGGGGGGCGCCGGGGAAAAGGACAAGGAGCTCCGGCTCGACGCCACCCGCTGGCTTGCGCGGCTCTACGAAAAGAACGGCGAGCCGATCCCCGCAGCCGAACGGGTCGAGAAGCTGGCCGGCCTCGCCAAGGATGCGCCCGAGCGCGAGACGCTGCTGCTGAAGGCCGCCGACCTGGCGACCGCGGGGAAGGACACCCCCAGGGCGCACCGGTTGCTGCTCACGGTCGCCGCCCTGCCGACCACGGCCGTCCCGCTCCGCATGCACTGCCTGACCCGGGTCGCCGACGACGAGCTGGCCGCGGGCCGGATCGACGAGGCCGACAAGCGGTACGGCGAAGTCATCGCCGTCCATCGGACGGCCAAGGATGCCGCGCCCGAGCTGGCGGGGAAGGCGTTTTTCCGGCAGGCCGAATACCGGTTCCGGAATTACCTCGCGATCAGGATCGTCCCGCCGCTCGAGAAGACGTTCGCCGCCAAGCAGGAGGCGCTGACCGCGTGCGCCGCGCTTTACGCCGAGGCGGTCGGGACGGGCGACACCGACACGGTTTCGGGCTCCCTCCACCGGATCGGCGAGGGGCTCGAGGAATTCCGGTCGGCCATCCTCACCTCCCCGACGCCCGACGGCCTTTCCGCGGTCGAGAAAGAGGAATACGGCCTGCTGCTCGAGGAAAAGGCGGCCCCCATCGAAGACAAGGCGATCGAGGCCTACCGGAAATGCCTCGACCATTCGATCGCCGCGGGCGCCGCCACGGCATGGTCCGACAAGAGCCTGGCGCGGCTTCGAGCGCTGCGTCCCGCCCGCTACGGCAAGAAGGGCGATTTCGCATTCCCGGTGCTGTCGCTCCCCGACTTCCGCGGCATCGTCGAAAGGAGCGCCCCGTGA